In Micromonospora ferruginea, the sequence ACCGGCGTGCAGGACGAGACCGCCCACCTCACGCCGCGCGGCAGCACCGCACCGCCCCGCGTCAACTGAACCGGTTAAGCAGCCCGCTCACCGGGACGCCGAGGGAAACTCCTCGAACCACGCCTCGACCCGCTCCGCGGTCGCCGGCCGGGCCAACGCGAAGCCCTGCCCGTACCGGCAGCCGGCCCGCCGCGCCCCGGCCACCTGACCGTCCGACTCCAGCCCCTCCACCACCACCTCGACGCCCAGCCGGTCACCCAGGTTCGCCACCACGTCGATCAGCGGGCGCTGCCCGTCGGCACCCGGCGCGACCAGGTGCGGGCCGACCTTGAGCAGGTCGATCGGCAACCGGCGGAGCTGGGCCAGCGACGCGTGCTCGGCCCGGAAGTCGTCCAGCGCGGTGCGGACGCCGAGCGACCGCAGCCCGGCGAGCCGGGCCACCACGGTGGACAACTCCGCCCCCACCGCCGGCTCCGCCACCTCCACCACCAGCCGCTCCGGCGGCACGTCGTACGCCGCCAGCGCGGTCGCGGTCCGCGCCACGAAGTCCTTCGCGGCCAGCTCGCGCGGGGTGACGTTGACCGCCATCCACAACTCCCGACCCCCCTCCGACCAGGCGGCGAGCTGCCGACACGCCCGGTCCACCACCCACCACCCCACCTCGCCCAGCAGGTCGAGGTCGGTCGCCACCGGCAACAGCTCCGCCGGCAGCACCGTGCCCAGCACCGGGCTGCGCCAGCGCAACAGCGCCTCGGTGCCCGCCGGCATCCGGTCGGCCAACGCCACCACCGGCTGGTAGACCAGGTCCAGCTCGCCCCGGGCCACCGCGCCGGGCAGCTCCCGCTCCAGGTCGAGCCGGCGGACCAGTTGCTCCTCCAGGTAGGCGTCGTACCACTCGACCCGGTCCCGGCCGAGCTGCACCGCCCGCCGCCGGGCCAGGTCGGCCTGGCGCAACACGTCCTCCGGGTCCCCGCCGGTGGTCTCGGCCAGCCCGATGCTCGCCCGGACCCGGGCCACGCCGACCGGCCGGGGATACGGCTCGGCGAGCGCCGACAGCAGCCGGATGCCCAGCGCGTACGCGGGCACCGGACCGAGGTCGGTGAGCACGGCGTACCCGGTGTCGCCGATCCGGGCGACCAGGTCGTGCGGACCGCACCCGGCGCGCAGCCGCCGGCCGACCTCGGTGAGCACCGGCCCGTCCGGCGCCGCCGCGTCGTCGCCGTGCAGGTCCACCACGAGCAGCGCGCCGCCTTTGCGCGTCGGCAGGGCCCGGACCAGCTCGGCCCGGGTCAGCGGCGCCGGCTCACCGGCGGGGCCACCGCCGACGAGACGCCGCAGCGACGCCTCACGGGCGACCAGCCGCTCGACCCGGCGACGCTGGTCGGCGGCGGCGAGCAGCTCACCCACCATGATCGGCGGGATGACGGACAACCCGAGCGCCATCGCCGCGGGGGTGAACTCCCCCGCCGCACCCAGATGCACGCCGGCGGCCACGGCGGCGATACCGGCGGGCGCGGTGAGGCGCGGCCAGGCGGCCGGCGCGGCGCCGCGGTGCGGTCGCTCCCCGGCCGACACGCGTCGCGCACCGGCCGCGGTGAGCAGCGCGCCCGCGAACACCGGCGGCGCGACGGCCGACAGCGCCCGGTCCGGCGCGT encodes:
- a CDS encoding putative bifunctional diguanylate cyclase/phosphodiesterase translates to MPVTPPAGPRRWLAPPDLAVTLVGALFLLTGVAGIVPGPAAAALAVAGGCALACVRLAWLAGVPPAPSPTPPATPTPERPAPSPTTRVAPAPERTMPHPPSRRPKPHAPPAPESHALDGRAPQNRAPESPAAESRPPESRTTGRQARRVALSRRVAAILDAAVLVAGLTVAVLPLSDPAHRLPIALAGLGLAASLHVAALLRLPGRSRLPGRERLRRTVDVLALGVSLVFAGWMLLPVGPLPPAALAATVGGAATLAVLTMAALAERHRRPGAARCHAGAGLTLAGLALLVVLLAYHAPDRALSAVAPPVFAGALLTAAGARRVSAGERPHRGAAPAAWPRLTAPAGIAAVAAGVHLGAAGEFTPAAMALGLSVIPPIMVGELLAAADQRRRVERLVAREASLRRLVGGGPAGEPAPLTRAELVRALPTRKGGALLVVDLHGDDAAAPDGPVLTEVGRRLRAGCGPHDLVARIGDTGYAVLTDLGPVPAYALGIRLLSALAEPYPRPVGVARVRASIGLAETTGGDPEDVLRQADLARRRAVQLGRDRVEWYDAYLEEQLVRRLDLERELPGAVARGELDLVYQPVVALADRMPAGTEALLRWRSPVLGTVLPAELLPVATDLDLLGEVGWWVVDRACRQLAAWSEGGRELWMAVNVTPRELAAKDFVARTATALAAYDVPPERLVVEVAEPAVGAELSTVVARLAGLRSLGVRTALDDFRAEHASLAQLRRLPIDLLKVGPHLVAPGADGQRPLIDVVANLGDRLGVEVVVEGLESDGQVAGARRAGCRYGQGFALARPATAERVEAWFEEFPSASR